ACTCGAACACTTGAACAGCGACATGCTCAATCGATTTATGGATAAGAAAATCGCAGGTGGACAAAATCCGAATGGTTCTCAAAAAGATGGTTTCATCAAATATGAGAAAAATCGTCCAGCTGGAGTTTATAACATCGAGGAAGGCAAATATCACATGTTCGATGAGGACTGGAGAGCAGAGATCGATAAGAAGATCAATCCATCAGGAGAGAAATTTACACCATGGAGAGCATTATTGATGGATGCTCAGAAAATGGAAAAACTCGGAAACCATTTCGATCATCTGAAAGAGATAAATACTTACGGTTCAAATTTAGCACTCGATTTCCTGAAAGCAACCAAAGAAATCGGTGAGAACCTGGTCAAAGACGGAGTCGCAGAATCAGAAAAAGAAGTTAATGAAGTATTGATGAACGGATTCTTCTGGCTTTACGGTCCGATAAATAATTTCATATAAAGGAGAAATGATGAATTATTTTAGAAAAAAAATATATGCATGCGCACCATATTATACTGTTGCTTTGGGAACAGGCAGAAAAGAATTTCATCCCAAAAAACCTCGTCCCGGACTTGAACATTATATTAAAGAAGCAGGACTCGGTTCCATCGCTCAAATTCAGAATCCGGAAAATATCGACGAAGGTGTGATCGGTAATTTCATTGCTGCTCGATTTTGCAAACAGGGAAATCTGGGTGGTTTCTTTCCGTATGTTCATCCCACCTTTCAATACAAACCTTGTACCAGAGTTGAAGGAGCTTGCGATTCGGGTGGATTGGCTTTAACAACTTCGATCAAAACTATTCTGGCAGATTTGGCTGATGTAGTTTTATGTATCGGAGTCGAAGTTCAAAATTCCGTAAAAGCTATTTACGGAGCGGATTACCTGGCAGCAGCAGGTTGGATTGCGGGAGAAAGAAAAGACGGACATGCTTACTTTTTCCCGGATCAATTCTCACAAAGAGCTGGAGCTTGCTTTGAAAAATTCGGGCATGACAAAATTCGAGAAGGAATGGCACAATGGTATGTAAATGCTGTTGAAAATGCTCGTAAAAATCCCGAATCACAGGAATATCATAATAAAAATTCCGATCTTTTCGGAACAGGAATGACAAAACCAAATCCAAAAGCATTCTGCGAATTTATAAATGTTTTTGATTGCTCGAAAGTATCTGATGGTGGAGCTGCGATTATTTTCGCTTCGGAAGAAGGTCTGAAGAAAATCGGGATCGA
This Candidatus Cloacimonadota bacterium DNA region includes the following protein-coding sequences:
- a CDS encoding 3-ketoacyl-CoA thiolase, producing MNYFRKKIYACAPYYTVALGTGRKEFHPKKPRPGLEHYIKEAGLGSIAQIQNPENIDEGVIGNFIAARFCKQGNLGGFFPYVHPTFQYKPCTRVEGACDSGGLALTTSIKTILADLADVVLCIGVEVQNSVKAIYGADYLAAAGWIAGERKDGHAYFFPDQFSQRAGACFEKFGHDKIREGMAQWYVNAVENARKNPESQEYHNKNSDLFGTGMTKPNPKAFCEFINVFDCSKVSDGGAAIIFASEEGLKKIGIDKKDAVEVISYAQVQDNLTTPPPDKTKLSTCEIAAKRAQERAGIKPSDIGVLEVHDCFTIAGLMAVEAAGLVGYGEGADFVKDGNTKLDGIIPTNTTGGLVGYGHPTGATGVRQACDIVKQLSGKSGDCQVEISSDKPFGMMSSMGGNDKTVVDMVFKK